In the Coleofasciculus sp. FACHB-1120 genome, one interval contains:
- a CDS encoding alpha/beta hydrolase, protein MDKKKLKRLLFGEFSVKRLMRSAIFIYAFLCFYAYFFSDRMIFVPQPSSYRDSSEILKLTTTDGVQISAAYLPNPNATYTILYSHGNAEDLFDVLSVRQGLRDMGFAVFSYDYRGYGTSQGTPTERNSYRDIDAAYTYLTQQLGVPPNRIIAYGRSVGSGPTVDLASRQPLAGLIVESGFITAFRVLTRIPIVPFDRFRNLDKIKKVRCPVLVMHGKRDEVIPFWHGEQLFAAANEPKRFLWVDEAGHNDFSWVAAQQSEKAVREFAQLVDRFQRNLPRG, encoded by the coding sequence ATGGATAAGAAAAAGCTTAAACGCCTGCTTTTCGGTGAATTTTCTGTTAAAAGACTTATGCGCTCTGCCATTTTCATCTACGCTTTTCTTTGCTTCTACGCCTATTTCTTTTCCGATAGGATGATTTTTGTGCCCCAGCCGTCCAGCTATCGGGACAGTAGCGAGATTCTCAAGCTAACCACAACGGATGGCGTGCAAATCTCGGCAGCTTATCTGCCTAATCCCAATGCCACTTACACAATTTTATATAGTCACGGTAACGCTGAAGACTTATTTGATGTCTTGTCGGTGCGTCAAGGTTTGCGGGACATGGGCTTTGCCGTCTTTTCGTATGATTATCGCGGTTATGGAACCAGTCAAGGAACGCCTACCGAGCGCAATTCTTATCGGGATATCGATGCGGCTTATACTTATCTGACTCAGCAGCTAGGTGTGCCCCCGAACCGAATTATTGCTTATGGGCGTTCGGTGGGAAGTGGGCCAACGGTGGATTTGGCTTCTCGTCAACCGCTTGCAGGTTTAATTGTGGAAAGTGGGTTTATTACAGCGTTTCGAGTGCTGACGCGCATCCCGATTGTGCCGTTTGATCGGTTCCGCAATCTCGACAAGATTAAAAAGGTGCGTTGCCCAGTCTTGGTCATGCACGGGAAGCGGGATGAAGTGATTCCCTTTTGGCACGGGGAGCAACTTTTTGCAGCTGCTAACGAACCGAAGCGCTTTTTGTGGGTGGATGAAGCCGGTCACAATGACTTTAGCTGGGTGGCAGCACAACAGTCTGAGAAAGCTGTGCGGGAGTTTGCCCAGTTGGTGGATCGGTTTCAGCGCAATCTGCCCAGAGGCTGA
- the gcvT gene encoding glycine cleavage system aminomethyltransferase GcvT — MAKSDELHPETAIALARTPLYELALEQKARLTAFSGWEMPVQYTGIGQEHLAVRTTAGMFDISHMGKFTFKGKQLISYLQPLVPSDLSRLKAGESQYTVLLNSHGGILDDIIFYYQGEDADGQQRGAMIVNAATRSRDKAWLFAQLESSQIDFEDLSLAKVLIAVQGPQALAYLQEFVKEDLTPIKAFGHLEATVLNEPAFIARTGYTGEDGFEVMVDPEVGVDLWRSLFTAGVVPCGLGARDTLRLEAAMGLYGQDMDESTTPLEAGLGWLVHLDTKGDFIGRPVLEKQKANGVERRLVGLQMQGRFIARHGYPVLSKGEAVGVVTSGTLAPTVGQPIALAYLPPNLAQIGQELEVEIRGKAYPAVVVKKPFYRSPSRLPSK; from the coding sequence GTGGCTAAGTCAGATGAATTGCATCCAGAGACGGCGATCGCGCTTGCCCGTACTCCCCTATATGAACTTGCCCTAGAACAAAAAGCCCGATTGACTGCCTTTTCCGGCTGGGAAATGCCCGTACAATACACCGGAATCGGACAAGAACACCTGGCAGTACGCACCACCGCGGGAATGTTCGACATCTCCCACATGGGGAAATTTACCTTCAAAGGGAAACAGCTGATTTCGTACTTACAGCCTCTCGTTCCCTCAGATTTGAGCCGCCTGAAAGCTGGTGAATCTCAGTACACCGTCCTGCTGAATTCTCACGGCGGCATTTTGGACGACATTATCTTCTATTATCAGGGCGAAGATGCAGACGGCCAGCAGCGAGGAGCGATGATTGTCAACGCCGCCACTCGATCCAGAGACAAAGCATGGCTGTTTGCCCAACTGGAATCTTCTCAAATTGATTTCGAGGATCTTTCCCTAGCAAAAGTTTTGATTGCCGTTCAGGGACCACAAGCGCTGGCATATCTTCAAGAATTTGTCAAGGAAGACCTGACGCCCATTAAGGCATTTGGACATTTAGAAGCAACCGTCTTGAATGAGCCAGCTTTCATCGCCCGGACTGGGTACACCGGAGAGGATGGATTTGAAGTCATGGTAGACCCAGAAGTGGGGGTAGACTTGTGGCGCAGTCTCTTCACTGCTGGCGTCGTACCCTGCGGACTTGGTGCCAGAGACACCCTGCGCCTGGAAGCAGCAATGGGCCTCTACGGGCAAGATATGGACGAAAGCACAACCCCTTTAGAAGCTGGATTGGGTTGGCTGGTTCATCTGGATACGAAAGGCGATTTTATCGGGCGTCCAGTCTTAGAAAAACAGAAGGCAAACGGCGTAGAACGACGCTTGGTAGGGCTGCAAATGCAGGGGCGTTTTATTGCGCGTCATGGCTACCCGGTGCTATCCAAAGGTGAAGCTGTCGGCGTCGTCACTAGCGGCACCTTAGCACCAACGGTAGGGCAACCCATCGCCCTCGCCTATCTCCCTCCGAATCTGGCTCAGATAGGTCAGGAATTGGAGGTAGAAATCCGGGGCAAAGCTTATCCAGCCGTTGTGGTTAAAAAACCTTTTTATCGCTCCCCCAGTCGTCTTCCTAGCAAGTAA
- the gcvH gene encoding glycine cleavage system protein GcvH, producing the protein MALEYPEDLKYLDSHEYVRLEGEIATIGISAFAIDQLGDIVFLDLPEVGDALSKGESFGTIESVKAVEDMYAPVSGTVIERNTAIVEAPEHVSEDPYGEGWFLKVRINDPDELDEALSADEYRSQVEGE; encoded by the coding sequence ATGGCTCTGGAATATCCTGAAGACCTAAAATATCTGGATTCTCACGAGTATGTGCGACTGGAGGGTGAGATTGCCACAATTGGCATCAGCGCCTTTGCAATCGATCAGCTGGGCGATATTGTATTTCTGGATTTGCCAGAAGTTGGTGACGCCCTCTCAAAGGGAGAGAGTTTTGGGACAATTGAATCGGTGAAAGCGGTTGAAGATATGTATGCCCCGGTCAGCGGGACTGTTATAGAACGCAATACTGCCATCGTGGAAGCTCCGGAACACGTATCTGAAGATCCCTACGGCGAAGGATGGTTTCTAAAAGTTCGGATTAACGACCCGGATGAGCTGGATGAGGCGTTATCGGCGGATGAGTATCGTTCGCAGGTGGAAGGAGAGTAA
- a CDS encoding M28 family peptidase, translating to MARGGWIKRLVNRAALIGLAIIGILLGVAAWALFTSIWMPGVSYQAALPPLTPQEETLRDALRQDVEKIAGELGEHNFSNYKNLAAAADFLEVSLSNAGYKVQRQGYKIAENTYYNLEAEIAGTNRADEIVVIGGHYDSVFGSPGANDNGTGAAAVLELARAFAGKKTSRTLRFVEFVNEEPPFFQTPEMGSVVYAKRCRNAGDNIVAMLSLETIGYYSDQPGTQKYPFPLSLFYPSQGNFIAFVSNPTSADLVRKAIASFRRHAKFPSEGAALPERIPGVGWSDQWSFWQQGYPGIIVTDTAPARYPNYHTLEDTPDKIDYDRLARVVAGLEGVVADLAGSQ from the coding sequence ATGGCGCGAGGTGGATGGATAAAGAGGTTGGTGAATCGGGCAGCATTAATCGGACTCGCCATCATTGGCATTCTCCTGGGCGTAGCCGCTTGGGCGTTGTTTACATCGATTTGGATGCCCGGAGTCAGTTACCAAGCTGCATTGCCGCCGCTGACTCCCCAGGAGGAAACGCTGCGAGATGCCCTCCGGCAAGATGTGGAAAAGATTGCCGGTGAACTGGGAGAACATAACTTCTCGAACTATAAGAATCTAGCGGCGGCGGCTGATTTCTTGGAAGTATCTTTGAGCAATGCTGGCTACAAAGTTCAACGCCAAGGATACAAAATTGCTGAGAACACTTATTACAACCTAGAAGCCGAGATTGCTGGGACAAATCGAGCCGACGAGATTGTGGTGATAGGGGGTCACTATGACTCTGTATTTGGGAGTCCCGGTGCCAATGATAACGGCACGGGTGCCGCAGCCGTCCTAGAGTTGGCGCGTGCCTTTGCTGGAAAAAAGACTTCCCGAACTCTGCGCTTCGTTGAGTTTGTGAATGAGGAACCGCCATTTTTCCAGACGCCGGAAATGGGAAGCGTCGTTTATGCCAAACGTTGCCGCAACGCGGGTGACAATATTGTTGCCATGCTCAGTTTGGAAACAATCGGCTACTACTCCGACCAGCCAGGAACCCAGAAATACCCATTTCCCTTAAGCCTTTTCTATCCCTCGCAGGGTAACTTTATTGCCTTTGTGAGCAACCCAACCTCTGCTGATTTGGTGAGGAAAGCGATCGCCTCTTTCCGTCGTCATGCGAAGTTCCCCTCCGAAGGTGCCGCCCTCCCAGAAAGGATTCCCGGCGTCGGCTGGTCGGATCAATGGTCTTTCTGGCAGCAAGGTTATCCCGGTATCATCGTCACAGACACCGCGCCTGCCCGTTACCCCAACTATCACACTTTAGAAGATACTCCCGATAAAATTGATTACGACCGCTTGGCGCGGGTGGTGGCTGGATTAGAGGGTGTTGTTGCCGACTTGGCAGGGAGTCAGTAA
- the gcvP gene encoding aminomethyl-transferring glycine dehydrogenase: MVISIPHTESSRQHLLEEMGEPISFVQRHIGPSPDEVQQMLEVLGISTLDALIDQTIPQAIRRSRSLNGATGKTDSLQLPPAQSEYAALSRLKAIASKNQVFRSLIGMGYSDCITPPVIQRNILENPGWYTAYTPYQPEIAQGRLEALLNFQTMIIDLTGLEIANASLLDEATAAAEAMTMSYSLCKTKANAFFVSSACHPQTIEVLQTRARPLGIKVIVAAHQNFDFEQAIFGAILQYPATDGTIYDYRGFVEKAHAAGALVTVAADPLSLTLLTPPGEFGADIAVGSTQRFGIPLGYGGPHAAYFATKEEYKRQVPGRIVGVSKDANGKPALRLALQTREQHIRRDKATSNICTAQVLLAVMASMYAVYHGSAGLKKIAQNIHKLTGILASGLKRLGYGIGAEQFFDTLRVDLGDNATHRLRDRTLEDILADAQARQINLRILDANTVGISLDETTTVQDLQDLFEIFAGTHELPFTVEELGKGVTPSLKEEPFARKSSYLTHPVFNRYHSETELLRYLYRLQAKDLSLTTSMIPLGSCTMKLNATAEMIPVTWAEFGKIHPFAPHSQTRGYQILFQQLEAWLAEITGFAGISLQPNAGSQGEYAGLLVIRQYHESRGEEHRNVCLIPQSAHGTNPASAVMCGMKVVAIACDERGNIDVDDLKAKAEKHRNELAALMVTYPSTHGVFEEPIKEICNIVHANGGQVYMDGANMNAQVGLCRPGDFGADVCHLNLHKTFCIPHGGGGPGMGPIGVMPHLVPFLPGHSVVPTGGEQGIGAVAAAPWGSASILPISWMYIAMMGSAGLTEATKVAILNANYIARRLEAFYPVLYKGQNGLVAHECILDLRSLKKSAGIEVDDIAKRLMDYGFHAPTVSWPVAGTVMVEPTESESKEELDRFCDAMISIRQEIVEIESGKMDAQDNVLKNAPHTAEALMTSEWNHPYSREQAAYPAPWTREHKFWPTVGRIDNAFGDRNFVCACLPMEAYSQG; this comes from the coding sequence GTGGTAATTTCTATCCCTCATACCGAGTCTAGCCGTCAGCATCTGCTAGAAGAAATGGGAGAGCCGATTTCTTTTGTACAGAGGCATATCGGCCCTAGCCCGGATGAAGTCCAGCAAATGCTTGAGGTATTGGGGATATCGACCCTAGATGCCTTAATCGACCAAACGATTCCGCAGGCAATCCGGCGATCGCGTTCTCTGAATGGGGCAACTGGGAAAACAGATTCGCTCCAGCTTCCCCCAGCCCAGAGTGAGTACGCAGCGCTGAGTCGATTGAAAGCGATCGCTTCCAAAAATCAGGTGTTTCGCTCATTGATTGGCATGGGGTATTCCGACTGCATTACCCCGCCAGTCATTCAACGGAATATTTTAGAAAACCCCGGCTGGTACACCGCCTACACCCCTTATCAGCCAGAAATTGCCCAAGGGCGACTAGAGGCGCTGCTGAATTTTCAGACAATGATTATTGACTTGACAGGTCTGGAAATTGCCAATGCTTCCTTACTCGATGAAGCAACCGCCGCCGCAGAAGCGATGACGATGAGTTATAGTCTCTGCAAAACCAAGGCAAATGCCTTTTTTGTCTCCAGCGCCTGCCATCCCCAAACGATTGAAGTATTGCAAACACGGGCAAGACCACTGGGCATTAAGGTTATTGTCGCCGCTCATCAGAACTTTGATTTTGAGCAAGCAATCTTTGGGGCAATCCTGCAATATCCCGCCACGGATGGCACGATTTACGATTATCGGGGTTTTGTAGAAAAAGCTCATGCAGCGGGTGCTTTAGTCACTGTGGCAGCAGATCCCTTGAGCCTAACGCTGCTGACACCACCGGGAGAATTTGGGGCAGATATTGCGGTAGGAAGCACTCAGCGGTTTGGAATTCCCCTCGGATATGGGGGGCCTCATGCAGCCTACTTTGCCACCAAAGAAGAGTATAAGCGCCAGGTGCCGGGGCGAATTGTCGGAGTCTCCAAGGATGCCAACGGCAAGCCAGCACTGCGTTTAGCTTTGCAAACCCGCGAACAGCATATCCGCCGCGACAAAGCGACCAGTAATATCTGTACTGCTCAAGTTCTCCTGGCGGTAATGGCGAGTATGTATGCCGTTTACCACGGGTCAGCGGGACTGAAAAAAATTGCCCAGAATATCCATAAACTGACGGGCATTCTAGCGTCAGGATTGAAGCGGCTGGGGTACGGCATCGGTGCAGAGCAATTTTTTGATACGTTGCGGGTAGATTTGGGCGATAATGCTACGCATCGCTTACGCGATCGCACTCTCGAAGACATTCTCGCAGATGCCCAAGCTCGTCAGATTAACTTGCGGATTCTAGATGCAAATACTGTCGGAATCAGCTTGGACGAAACCACAACCGTACAGGACTTACAAGACCTATTTGAAATTTTCGCCGGGACACATGAGTTGCCCTTTACGGTGGAAGAGTTGGGTAAGGGCGTAACCCCGTCCCTAAAAGAGGAACCCTTTGCCCGCAAAAGCAGCTATTTAACTCATCCCGTCTTTAACCGCTATCACTCGGAAACTGAGTTATTGCGCTACTTGTACCGTCTACAGGCAAAAGACTTGTCGCTGACAACTTCCATGATTCCCTTGGGTTCATGCACGATGAAGCTGAATGCGACGGCGGAAATGATCCCGGTAACGTGGGCGGAATTTGGCAAAATTCATCCTTTTGCGCCCCATTCGCAAACGCGGGGTTATCAAATTCTGTTCCAGCAGCTTGAGGCGTGGTTAGCAGAAATCACCGGCTTTGCGGGCATTTCTCTGCAACCAAATGCCGGATCTCAAGGCGAATATGCGGGACTGCTAGTGATTCGTCAGTATCACGAAAGTCGCGGGGAAGAACATCGGAATGTCTGTCTGATTCCCCAATCTGCCCACGGGACAAATCCTGCCAGTGCGGTAATGTGTGGGATGAAAGTAGTCGCGATCGCTTGCGACGAGCGAGGCAATATTGATGTAGACGATCTCAAAGCCAAAGCCGAGAAACATCGCAATGAACTCGCCGCCTTGATGGTGACATATCCCTCGACTCACGGCGTCTTTGAGGAACCGATTAAAGAAATCTGCAACATCGTCCACGCTAACGGCGGACAAGTTTACATGGACGGGGCGAATATGAACGCCCAAGTCGGCTTGTGCCGTCCCGGAGACTTTGGGGCAGATGTTTGTCACTTAAACTTGCACAAAACCTTCTGTATCCCCCACGGCGGCGGTGGGCCAGGAATGGGGCCAATTGGGGTAATGCCGCATCTCGTGCCATTTTTACCGGGGCACTCGGTTGTCCCAACTGGCGGCGAACAAGGCATCGGTGCCGTTGCAGCCGCCCCTTGGGGGAGTGCCAGCATCCTCCCCATTTCGTGGATGTACATCGCCATGATGGGGTCGGCAGGCTTAACAGAAGCGACAAAAGTAGCGATTCTCAATGCCAACTACATTGCTCGTCGCTTAGAAGCTTTCTATCCTGTTTTGTACAAAGGGCAGAATGGTTTGGTGGCGCACGAGTGTATTTTAGATTTGCGATCGCTTAAAAAGTCTGCGGGTATCGAAGTGGATGACATCGCCAAGCGTTTAATGGACTACGGTTTCCACGCCCCGACTGTATCTTGGCCTGTAGCGGGTACGGTGATGGTAGAACCCACAGAAAGCGAATCGAAGGAAGAACTGGATCGTTTCTGCGATGCGATGATCTCAATTCGTCAGGAAATTGTCGAAATTGAATCGGGTAAGATGGACGCTCAAGATAATGTCTTGAAGAACGCACCCCACACCGCAGAAGCTTTAATGACTTCCGAGTGGAATCATCCCTATTCTCGCGAACAAGCGGCTTATCCTGCACCGTGGACGAGAGAACACAAATTTTGGCCTACTGTCGGACGCATCGATAATGCTTTTGGCGATCGCAATTTTGTTTGCGCTTGTCTCCCGATGGAAGCTTATTCACAAGGCTAG